A window of Opitutus sp. ER46 contains these coding sequences:
- a CDS encoding polysaccharide biosynthesis/export family protein, producing the protein MNLGHDENSPQHDQPGARSSGFHRSGPAGRPSLEPEEPGLFAEEARGRGLKVDAPSLLRPALKRWPTLFFATILGCGVGFGIGSWLWQMTFSSSVQMVKYDPPVANDAFRPRPVDVPTLISRLEDPAFLRRVGQQLNPKLTSAEVLAHMRVVPERNTGVMNVTATGTDAGATTNLANAFAREVVRFTQELQAQEAAEAAGYVSKDLAEAEAQLAAAQKNMPRLADGAERLSPGGLTAAERGSEKVQAARDELAKLLTRYTDAHPLVKQQRATIAALEAESATGVSAATANRLPSAAAPGRVVSRDEFEIALFRVRQVESMRMQLMYRHQQIDLFKANPPGAFRITVPASGDTLSVQRPWLKIAALAAFCGMLGLALAAAEVLVREFVDGRLKTREDVTRVTGLPVLAALGDLRKMSLAAREDWAFRTWIALQDRLAFSPNHGLICGITSSRPGDGRSTWVGLLAGAARKCGFRVLTIATKPTADATVSAQERAEAASAEAEAHAAATHSAEINGHAVNGAAAATATATATATATAATAPRMENTGRNLGAILPRGGEMDTLRGVSADSEFTAMTASALFTPAQVTEKLMGPESDPLVHIPLPGWTWNLERRKQWQGALNVWRKIENVVILVELPPSSVPESVLLASNLPNILWLVESGKSEAAETRGQLETLRHARCNIVGAVINRAMSTFTQGRLARWMAGFAVLAAVGLSTPQLVAQTTNAAATPAPAAAVDPAAAGSFSVVSPAQRAEWQRRLTLGPGDVLTLSLFGDPELTLEEVPIGPDGRISYLEATDIVAAALTVDELRDRLSKALGEFRREPQVIVVPVAYKSKKYYVLGKVTERGVFTLDRPTTLLEAVARAQGMETGMSSERTLVELADLTRSFVARGGRKLPVDFERLFGQGDLSQNIALEPDDYIYFPAAQVKEVYVLGAVERPGAYAFTAAPGTLGAIAARGGFADKAWRTRVLVIRGSLQRPETFVVNANTVLTGGAADVRLQPHDIVYVSKRPWSRAEELLDEAATAFVTSAVVTWTGIHVSAELHD; encoded by the coding sequence ATGAATTTAGGCCACGACGAAAACTCCCCCCAACATGACCAGCCCGGCGCCCGCTCGTCCGGCTTTCACCGCTCCGGCCCTGCCGGCCGTCCTTCCCTCGAGCCCGAAGAGCCCGGCCTTTTCGCCGAGGAGGCCCGAGGTCGCGGCCTCAAGGTCGACGCGCCGTCGTTGCTCCGCCCGGCTCTGAAGCGCTGGCCGACCCTGTTCTTCGCCACCATCCTCGGCTGCGGCGTCGGCTTCGGCATCGGTTCCTGGCTCTGGCAGATGACGTTCTCGTCCTCTGTCCAGATGGTGAAGTACGACCCGCCGGTCGCCAACGACGCGTTCCGTCCGCGCCCGGTCGACGTGCCCACGCTCATCAGCCGGCTCGAGGATCCCGCGTTCCTGCGCCGCGTCGGCCAGCAACTCAACCCCAAGCTCACCAGCGCCGAGGTGCTCGCGCACATGCGCGTCGTCCCCGAACGCAACACCGGCGTCATGAACGTGACCGCCACCGGCACCGACGCCGGCGCCACCACCAACCTCGCCAACGCCTTCGCCCGCGAGGTTGTGAGGTTCACCCAGGAACTGCAGGCGCAGGAGGCGGCCGAGGCCGCTGGCTACGTCAGCAAGGACCTCGCCGAGGCCGAGGCGCAGCTCGCCGCCGCGCAGAAGAACATGCCGCGCCTCGCCGATGGCGCCGAACGCCTCAGCCCGGGCGGCCTCACCGCCGCCGAGCGCGGCTCGGAGAAGGTCCAGGCGGCCCGCGACGAACTCGCCAAGCTCCTCACCCGCTACACCGACGCGCACCCGCTCGTGAAACAGCAGCGCGCCACCATCGCCGCCCTCGAAGCCGAGTCCGCCACCGGCGTCAGCGCCGCCACCGCCAACCGGCTGCCCAGCGCCGCCGCGCCCGGCCGCGTCGTCTCGCGCGATGAGTTCGAGATCGCCCTCTTCCGCGTCCGCCAGGTCGAGAGCATGCGCATGCAGCTGATGTACCGCCACCAGCAGATCGACCTCTTCAAGGCCAATCCCCCCGGGGCCTTTCGCATCACCGTACCCGCCTCCGGCGACACGCTCAGCGTCCAGCGCCCGTGGCTGAAGATCGCCGCGCTGGCCGCCTTCTGCGGCATGCTCGGCCTCGCCCTCGCCGCCGCCGAGGTCCTCGTCCGCGAGTTCGTGGACGGCCGCCTCAAGACCCGCGAGGACGTCACCCGCGTCACCGGCCTGCCGGTCCTCGCCGCCCTCGGCGACCTTCGCAAGATGTCCCTCGCCGCCCGCGAGGACTGGGCGTTCCGCACCTGGATAGCCCTCCAGGACCGCCTCGCCTTCTCCCCCAACCACGGCCTCATCTGCGGCATCACCTCCTCCCGCCCCGGCGACGGCCGCTCCACCTGGGTTGGGCTCCTCGCCGGCGCCGCCCGCAAATGCGGGTTCCGCGTCCTCACCATCGCGACCAAGCCCACCGCCGACGCCACCGTCAGCGCCCAGGAACGCGCCGAAGCCGCCTCCGCGGAAGCCGAAGCCCACGCCGCCGCCACCCACAGCGCCGAGATCAACGGCCACGCCGTCAACGGCGCCGCCGCCGCGACGGCCACGGCCACTGCCACGGCAACCGCCACGGCCGCGACCGCCCCCCGCATGGAAAACACCGGGCGCAACCTCGGCGCCATCCTGCCCCGCGGCGGCGAAATGGACACCCTGCGCGGCGTGTCGGCTGATTCCGAGTTCACCGCCATGACCGCCAGCGCGTTGTTCACGCCGGCGCAGGTCACCGAAAAGCTTATGGGCCCCGAATCCGACCCCCTCGTCCACATCCCGCTCCCCGGCTGGACGTGGAATCTCGAGCGCCGCAAGCAGTGGCAGGGAGCGCTCAACGTCTGGCGCAAGATCGAGAACGTCGTCATCCTCGTCGAACTCCCGCCGTCCTCCGTCCCGGAGTCCGTCCTCCTCGCCTCCAACCTGCCCAACATTCTCTGGCTCGTGGAGAGCGGGAAGTCCGAGGCCGCCGAGACGCGCGGCCAGCTCGAAACGCTCCGCCACGCGCGCTGCAACATCGTCGGCGCCGTCATCAACCGCGCGATGTCCACCTTCACGCAGGGCCGGCTCGCCCGCTGGATGGCCGGCTTCGCCGTCCTGGCCGCCGTCGGCCTCAGCACGCCCCAGCTCGTCGCGCAGACCACCAACGCCGCCGCCACCCCCGCCCCGGCGGCTGCTGTCGACCCCGCCGCCGCCGGCTCCTTCTCCGTCGTCAGCCCCGCCCAGCGGGCCGAATGGCAGCGCCGGCTCACCCTCGGGCCCGGCGATGTCCTCACCCTCAGCCTCTTTGGCGACCCGGAGCTTACGCTCGAGGAGGTGCCCATCGGGCCCGACGGCCGTATCAGCTATCTGGAGGCAACCGACATCGTCGCCGCCGCGCTCACGGTCGACGAGTTGCGCGACCGCCTTTCCAAGGCGCTCGGCGAGTTCCGCCGCGAGCCGCAGGTGATCGTCGTCCCCGTGGCGTATAAGAGCAAAAAATACTACGTGCTGGGCAAGGTGACCGAGCGCGGCGTGTTCACCCTCGACCGTCCCACCACGCTCCTCGAGGCGGTCGCCCGCGCCCAGGGGATGGAGACCGGGATGTCCAGCGAGCGCACGCTCGTCGAACTTGCCGATCTCACCCGCAGCTTCGTCGCCCGCGGCGGCCGCAAGCTGCCCGTCGACTTCGAGCGGCTCTTCGGCCAAGGCGACCTTTCCCAGAACATCGCCCTTGAGCCCGACGACTACATCTACTTCCCGGCCGCCCAGGTGAAAGAAGTCTATGTGCTCGGCGCCGTCGAACGGCCCGGTGCCTACGCCTTCACTGCCGCGCCCGGCACGCTCGGCGCCATCGCCGCCCGCGGCGGCTTCGCCGACAAGGCCTGGCGCACCCGCGTCCTCGTCATCCGCGGCTCGCTCCAGCGGCCCGAGACCTTCGTCGTCAACGCCAACACCGTCCTGACCGGCGGCGCCGCCGACGTCCGCCTGCAGCCGCACGACATCGTGTACGTCAGCAAGCGCCCTT
- a CDS encoding response regulator transcription factor → MRILITDDHAVVRQGLKQILAEEFTRAEFGEAASANEALERVWKENWDVVVLDITMPGRSGLEVLKEIRKSKPKLPVLVLSMHPEDQFAVRLLKIGASGYMTKESAPDQLVGAVKKVMTGGRYISGPLAEKMASYLAVDVQTPPHERLSDREFLVLRLIASGKTPTQIAKELGLSVKTISTYRMRILEKMHMANNAELTHYAVQTGLV, encoded by the coding sequence ATGCGCATCCTGATCACCGATGACCACGCCGTCGTTCGCCAGGGTCTGAAACAGATCCTGGCCGAGGAATTCACGCGCGCGGAATTCGGCGAGGCCGCCAGCGCCAACGAGGCGCTCGAGCGCGTGTGGAAGGAGAATTGGGACGTCGTCGTCCTCGACATCACCATGCCCGGCCGCAGCGGCCTCGAGGTGCTCAAGGAGATCCGGAAGTCGAAGCCCAAGCTGCCCGTCCTCGTCCTGAGCATGCACCCCGAGGACCAGTTCGCCGTCCGCCTCCTGAAGATTGGTGCCTCCGGGTATATGACCAAGGAAAGCGCGCCCGATCAGCTGGTCGGCGCGGTGAAGAAGGTCATGACCGGCGGCCGCTACATCAGCGGGCCGCTCGCGGAGAAGATGGCTTCGTACCTTGCCGTGGACGTGCAGACCCCGCCGCACGAGCGGCTCTCCGACCGCGAGTTCCTCGTCCTGCGGCTCATCGCCTCGGGCAAGACCCCCACGCAAATTGCGAAGGAGCTTGGGCTGAGCGTGAAAACGATCAGCACCTACCGCATGCGCATCCTCGAAAAGATGCACATGGCGAACAACGCCGAGCTGACCCACTACGCCGTCCAAACCGGCCTGGTGTAG
- a CDS encoding ATP-binding protein, whose product MLPPLPHPFLQSAIPAPGRSAPSAPARELRILLLEDNAPHAELVEHFLRESGLAFSLVRVETREDFEAQLEQQAPDMILSDYALPAFDGYAALEIAKQRAPHTPFIFVTGTMGEEVAIETLKNGATDYVLKTRLGRLGPAVQRALRESAERRERQRAEDKLRRSLEQLRALTTYLQYVREEERTRIAREVHDELGQALTGLKLDMSWLASKLGPNGKPMQQKVRTMVDHIDSTIQTVRRIATELRPGILDSLGLVAAMEWQANDFQSRTGIPCLVTTTVAETTTWDQDLTTVFFRIYQETLTNIIRHAKATRVTVRLDQEDGDLVMTVTDNGRGISEDEIASSRSLGLVGMRERAMLVGGELTLHGTPGKGTIVRLRVPLNGPRPARNGRL is encoded by the coding sequence ATGCTGCCGCCGCTCCCGCACCCGTTCCTCCAGTCCGCCATCCCCGCGCCGGGCCGCAGCGCGCCGTCCGCCCCCGCGCGCGAGCTGCGTATCCTGCTGCTCGAGGACAACGCCCCGCACGCGGAACTCGTGGAGCATTTTCTCCGCGAGAGCGGCCTCGCGTTCAGCCTCGTGCGCGTGGAGACCCGCGAGGATTTCGAGGCCCAGCTCGAGCAGCAGGCGCCGGACATGATCCTCTCCGATTACGCACTGCCGGCCTTCGACGGCTATGCCGCGCTTGAGATCGCCAAGCAGCGCGCGCCCCACACGCCGTTCATCTTTGTGACCGGCACCATGGGCGAGGAGGTCGCGATCGAGACGCTCAAGAACGGCGCGACCGACTACGTCCTCAAGACCCGCCTCGGCCGGCTCGGCCCCGCCGTGCAGCGGGCCCTGCGCGAATCCGCCGAGCGCCGCGAACGCCAGCGTGCCGAGGACAAGCTCCGGCGCTCGCTCGAACAGCTCCGTGCGCTCACCACCTACCTGCAATACGTCCGCGAGGAGGAGCGCACCCGCATCGCCCGCGAGGTCCACGACGAGCTCGGCCAGGCCCTCACCGGCCTCAAACTCGACATGTCTTGGCTCGCCTCGAAGCTCGGGCCCAACGGCAAGCCGATGCAGCAGAAGGTCCGCACGATGGTCGACCACATCGACTCCACCATCCAGACCGTCCGCCGCATCGCGACCGAGCTCCGGCCCGGCATCCTCGACAGCCTCGGACTCGTCGCCGCGATGGAGTGGCAGGCCAACGATTTCCAGTCGCGCACCGGGATCCCCTGCCTCGTCACCACGACCGTCGCCGAGACCACGACGTGGGACCAGGACCTCACCACCGTCTTCTTTCGCATCTACCAGGAGACACTCACCAACATCATCCGCCACGCCAAGGCCACCCGCGTGACCGTCCGGCTCGACCAGGAAGATGGCGACCTGGTCATGACCGTCACCGACAACGGCCGCGGCATTTCCGAGGACGAGATCGCCAGCTCCCGTTCGCTCGGCCTCGTGGGCATGCGCGAGCGCGCCATGCTCGTCGGCGGCGAACTCACCCTGCACGGCACCCCCGGCAAGGGCACCATCGTGCGCCTGCGCGTGCCGCTCAACGGCCCCCGCCCCGCCCGCAACGGCCGGCTTTGA
- a CDS encoding response regulator — protein MHLPGKFILLAEDDPCVAELVLHVLRQQPEPPRIVHVRDGVEALDFLYQRETFQGREPGNPTVVLLDLKMPRIDGLEVLRHVKNDGALRATPVVMLTSSQDERDIRASYELGANAYVVKPVEFRRLVEVLGHLESFWMEINHVPPDDSGRVAVAAPR, from the coding sequence ATGCACCTCCCGGGAAAATTCATCCTGCTGGCGGAAGACGACCCCTGCGTCGCCGAGCTCGTGCTCCACGTTCTCCGGCAGCAGCCCGAGCCGCCCCGCATCGTCCACGTGCGGGACGGCGTCGAAGCCCTCGACTTTCTCTACCAACGCGAGACCTTCCAGGGTCGCGAGCCCGGCAATCCCACCGTCGTCCTGCTCGACCTCAAGATGCCGCGCATCGACGGCCTCGAGGTCCTCCGCCACGTCAAGAACGATGGCGCGCTCCGCGCCACCCCCGTCGTCATGCTCACGTCCTCCCAGGACGAACGCGACATCCGCGCCAGCTACGAGCTCGGAGCCAACGCCTACGTGGTAAAGCCGGTGGAGTTTCGCCGCCTCGTCGAGGTGCTCGGGCACCTCGAGAGTTTCTGGATGGAGATCAACCACGTGCCGCCCGACGACTCCGGCCGCGTGGCCGTCGCCGCCCCCCGCTAA
- a CDS encoding PAS domain S-box protein, with protein sequence MSLIPPYTGPRRVNSTAKAAPLTYVKKELRILVLEDVPADVTLIDHELRQAGIPFQVKRVETREEFTRELETAPPDIILSDHGLPTFDGFAALSLARHRCPDVPFIFVTGSMGEELAIESLRGGATDYVLKSHLTNLVPAVERALRLADERGRRRAAEKDLRASEERFRLLVSGVKDYAICMLDPEGRVSSWNAGAEQVLGYHAGEVLGQPLDRFYRPAEREAGKPAADLKTAAAEGAFREENWRLRKGDAAFWAHVDLRALRDESGRLRGFTQVIRDVTERRRADEALRRSEERYRRLVELSPDAIMVLREGQIAFANPAARRLLGAQEPEQLLGRDLLAFLPRESRPPLASRLQELGARESRAPWSEPTQPPTFDEHTLVRLDGTEITVELGVSRMTFQDEPALQLIVHDLTLQRHAAAALRESEARKAAILETSLEAIVGLDHRGVVREWNAAAERIFGYRREQALGTRLETLIVPVPARQRPLPGLADLLSGAAANVLGRPLEALARRASGEEFPIELALTQITVTDPPFYTAFMRDITDRKQAEEALRRSEARKSAILESALDAIVTIDAQAKIIEWNPAAGETFGYSRELALGRSFSDLMAPSANDELARKGLARYLQTGRGRLLGQRMELMALRANGAEFPVELTLTHIVTGEQRVFTSFIRDITERRRTEEALRKSEERFRLLVEGVEDYAIYMLDTHGRVTTWNAGAERIHGYRAQEIIGRRFHRFYAEEDVDRKKPDQALAVATSEGRYQDEHALLRQTGAPFWASLVITALRDEQGRLTGYSSIARDVTRRKEAEDEIRRLNAALQHQVQERTAELQAAYGEMEAFSYSISHDLRAPLIHIAGFVEMLKSDLGPQLDARSRRHLETICSSTEHMGHMIAELIALSRIGRAEMHKVRLQISELVSDVQRELAAQLQNRTVVWTVGSLPEVLGDPILLRQAIHHLMSNALKFTRPRAEARIEIGSRPGEVEDIIFVRDNGVGFDLKYAAKLFGVFQRLHPQAEFEGAGMGLAKTRRIIQRHGGRIWAESAPTVGTTVFFALPRAPGA encoded by the coding sequence GTGTCGCTGATTCCCCCCTACACTGGGCCCCGTCGCGTCAATTCCACCGCGAAAGCCGCCCCCCTTACCTACGTGAAGAAGGAACTGCGCATCCTCGTGCTCGAAGATGTTCCCGCCGACGTAACCCTCATTGACCATGAGCTGCGTCAGGCCGGCATTCCGTTTCAGGTGAAACGCGTCGAAACCCGGGAGGAGTTCACCCGGGAACTCGAAACCGCCCCGCCCGACATCATTCTCTCCGATCACGGCCTGCCGACATTCGACGGCTTCGCCGCCCTCTCCCTGGCCCGTCATCGCTGTCCCGACGTCCCCTTCATTTTTGTCACCGGCTCCATGGGCGAGGAGCTCGCGATCGAGTCCCTGCGTGGCGGCGCCACCGACTACGTCCTCAAAAGCCATCTCACCAACCTCGTGCCCGCCGTCGAACGCGCCCTGCGCCTCGCCGACGAGCGGGGCCGGCGCCGCGCCGCCGAAAAGGACCTGCGCGCGAGCGAGGAACGTTTCCGCCTGCTCGTCAGCGGGGTGAAGGACTACGCCATTTGCATGCTCGATCCGGAAGGGCGCGTCTCGAGCTGGAACGCCGGCGCCGAACAGGTCCTCGGCTACCATGCCGGCGAGGTGCTGGGCCAGCCGCTCGACCGTTTCTACCGCCCGGCCGAACGCGAGGCCGGCAAACCCGCCGCCGATCTGAAGACCGCCGCCGCGGAGGGCGCCTTCCGGGAGGAAAACTGGCGGTTGCGCAAGGGTGACGCCGCCTTCTGGGCCCACGTCGACCTGCGCGCGCTGCGCGATGAATCCGGGCGGCTGCGCGGTTTCACCCAGGTGATCCGCGATGTCACCGAGCGTCGCCGCGCCGACGAGGCGCTGCGCCGGAGCGAGGAGCGCTACCGCCGGCTCGTCGAGCTCAGCCCCGACGCGATCATGGTCCTGCGCGAGGGCCAGATCGCGTTCGCCAATCCCGCCGCCCGCCGGCTGCTCGGCGCCCAGGAGCCCGAGCAGCTCCTCGGTCGCGATCTGCTGGCCTTCCTGCCCAGGGAGTCCCGACCGCCGCTGGCCAGCCGGCTGCAGGAGCTCGGTGCCCGCGAATCCCGCGCGCCGTGGTCCGAGCCCACCCAGCCCCCGACTTTTGACGAGCACACACTCGTCCGGCTCGACGGCACCGAGATCACCGTCGAGCTCGGCGTCTCCCGCATGACATTTCAGGACGAGCCCGCCCTGCAGCTTATCGTCCACGATCTCACCCTGCAGCGTCACGCCGCCGCCGCCCTCCGCGAGAGCGAGGCGCGCAAGGCCGCCATCCTCGAGACTTCGCTCGAGGCGATCGTCGGCCTCGACCACCGCGGCGTGGTCCGCGAATGGAACGCCGCCGCGGAACGGATCTTTGGCTACCGCCGCGAGCAGGCGCTCGGCACCCGGCTGGAAACGCTGATCGTCCCCGTTCCCGCCCGCCAGCGCCCCCTGCCCGGGCTGGCCGACCTCCTCTCCGGCGCCGCCGCGAACGTCCTCGGCCGGCCGCTCGAGGCGCTCGCCCGGCGGGCCAGTGGGGAGGAGTTCCCCATCGAGCTCGCGCTCACCCAGATCACGGTGACCGACCCGCCGTTCTACACCGCCTTCATGCGCGACATCACCGACCGGAAACAGGCCGAAGAGGCCCTCCGCCGGAGCGAGGCCCGGAAGTCCGCCATCCTGGAATCCGCCCTCGACGCGATCGTGACGATCGATGCGCAGGCGAAGATCATCGAATGGAACCCCGCCGCCGGGGAGACCTTCGGCTACAGCCGCGAACTCGCCCTCGGGCGGTCGTTCTCCGACCTGATGGCGCCGTCGGCGAACGACGAACTCGCCCGCAAGGGTCTCGCCCGCTACCTGCAGACCGGCCGCGGGCGCCTGCTCGGCCAGCGCATGGAGCTCATGGCCCTCCGCGCCAATGGGGCCGAGTTTCCCGTCGAGCTCACCCTCACCCACATCGTGACCGGCGAACAGCGGGTGTTCACCAGCTTCATCCGCGACATCACCGAGCGCCGCCGCACCGAGGAGGCCCTGCGCAAGAGCGAGGAGCGCTTCCGCCTGCTCGTCGAGGGCGTCGAGGACTACGCCATCTACATGCTCGACACCCACGGCCGCGTCACCACGTGGAACGCCGGCGCCGAGCGCATCCACGGCTACCGGGCCCAGGAGATCATCGGCCGACGCTTCCATCGGTTCTACGCCGAGGAAGACGTCGACCGCAAAAAACCCGACCAGGCGCTCGCCGTGGCCACGTCCGAAGGGCGCTACCAGGACGAGCACGCGCTGCTGCGCCAGACCGGCGCGCCGTTCTGGGCCAGCCTCGTCATCACCGCGCTGCGCGACGAGCAGGGCCGGCTCACCGGCTACTCCAGCATCGCGCGCGACGTCACCCGCCGGAAGGAGGCGGAAGACGAGATCCGCCGCCTCAACGCCGCGCTCCAGCATCAGGTGCAGGAGCGCACCGCCGAGCTCCAGGCGGCCTACGGCGAGATGGAGGCCTTCTCGTATTCAATTTCCCACGACTTGCGCGCGCCGCTCATCCACATCGCCGGCTTCGTGGAAATGCTGAAGTCCGACCTCGGCCCGCAGCTCGACGCCCGCAGCCGCCGCCACCTCGAGACAATCTGCAGCTCCACCGAGCACATGGGACACATGATCGCCGAGCTCATCGCCCTGTCGCGCATCGGCCGCGCCGAGATGCACAAGGTTCGGCTGCAGATCAGTGAGCTGGTGAGCGATGTGCAGCGTGAGCTCGCCGCCCAGTTGCAGAATCGAACGGTCGTGTGGACCGTGGGCAGCCTGCCGGAGGTGCTCGGCGACCCGATCCTCCTCCGCCAGGCCATCCACCACCTGATGTCGAACGCCCTCAAGTTCACGCGCCCGCGGGCCGAGGCCCGCATCGAGATCGGTTCCCGCCCCGGCGAGGTCGAGGACATCATCTTCGTCCGCGACAACGGCGTCGGCTTCGACCTGAAGTACGCGGCCAAGCTCTTCGGCGTGTTCCAGCGACTCCACCCGCAGGCCGAGTTCGAGGGCGCCGGCATGGGGCTCGCGAAGACGCGCCGCATCATCCAGCGCCACGGCGGCCGCATCTGGGCCGAGAGCGCCCCGACCGTCGGCACCACCGTCTTCTTCGCCCTGCCCCGCGCGCCCGGGGCATAG